Below is a window of Archangium lipolyticum DNA.
CGAAGCGCTTCACGGCCTCCTCGAGCGCCTGCCGCTCGGCCTCGGGTTTCAGCCACGGGGTGGCGTAGCGCGAGAGCGCCATCAGCGTCAGGTTCTCGCGCAGGCCGAAGTGCACGTGCAGGCCTTTGCCCTTGCGGTCCTCGCTGAGGTACGTGAGCCCCTGGTTGGCGGCATCGCGTGGGTTGCGCCAGCGCACCGGACGCCCATCGAGCTCGACGCGCTCCACCGTGTGCGGCCGCAAGCCCAACAGTCCCTCGAACAGCTCGGTGCGGCCGGCGCCGACCAGCCCCGCGAACCCGAGGATCTCTCCGGGGCGCACCTCGAAGCTTACCCCCTGCGCCCAGCCCGGCACCGTCAGGCCCTGGACGCGCAGCAGCGGCGGGGCGGTGGCCGGTGGCGGCGCCTTGGGCGGGTAGAGGTCCGACAGCTCCCGGCCGACCATCAGGTTGGCCATCTGGTGGCGCGTCACGTCGCGCGTCGCCGCGCGGGTGACGAAGCGGCCATCGCGCATCACCACCACCTCGTCGGTGATGCGCTCGACCTCGTCGAGCTTGTGCGAGATGTAGAGCAGCGTGACGCCGTCGGCCTTGAGCTGCGCGATCAGCGCGAACAGGCGCTCCGTCTCGCCGGGCGTCAGCGTGGCCGTTGGCTCGTCCATGATCAGCAGCCGCGCTTTCCGGGCGAGCGCCTTGGCGATCTCCACCAGCTGCTTCTCCGCCACGATGAGCTGGCGCACCGGCGTCTCGGGGCTGAGCCGCAGGCCCACCTGCTCGAGGACACGCGCGGACTCGCGGTTCATCGCCGCGTCGTCCAGCAGCCAGCCCCGCTTCTTCTCGTGACCGAGGAAGATGTTCTGCGCGATCGTCAGATCCTCGGCGAGGTTGAACTCCTGGTGGATGAGGACGATGCCTTCCGCCTCCGCCGCGCGCGAGCCGTTGAAGTGGACCGGACGGCCGTTGACGAGCAGCTCGCCCCCGGTGGCCCGCTCGTAGCCGGAGAGGATCTTCATCAGCGTGGACTTGCCCGCGCCGTTCTCGCCCAGCAGGCCCACCACCCGGCCCGGTTGCAGCGCGAAGCTGACACCGTGCAGCACCTGCACCGGGCCGAACGCCTTCACGATGTCGCGGAACTCGATGGCAACGCTCATCGTGCGGCTCCTTTCATCCGCAGGGTCTCCTGCATGGCCAGCACCCCGGCGCCGATGAGCCCCGACTGCTCTCCGAGCGGGGTGACCTGGATCTCCAGCTGGCGCGTGGAGAGCGCCAGCGAGCGGTGGTAGATGCTCTGCCGCAGCGACGCGAGGAACAGCGGGCCGATGCGCATCATCGAGCCGCCGAAGAAGACGTGCGACGGGTTGAAGAAGTTCACGACCGACGCGAGCATCTGTCCGATCAGGCTGCCCGCGCGCTGCACGATGGCGTTCGCCGCCGCGTCACCCGCGCGGCTGGCCCGGGCCACGTCCTCGGGGAGGATGGTACTGGTGGCCGCCAGCGTCTCCGCGAGCAGCGCGCTCTCTCCCGCTTCCACCGCCGCGCGCGCCATGCGGGCGATCGCCGGCCCCGCCGCCATCGCCTCCACGCACCCCACGTTGCCGCAGTGACAGCGCGGACCGGCCGGGTCCACGCAGATGTGGCCCACGTCTCCGGCCGAGCCGGTCGCGCCCCGGTACACCTGGCCGTTGCAGACGATGCCGCAGCCGATGCCGGTGCCCACCTTGATCACCAGGAAGTTGCGCAGCGAGCGCTGCAGGCCCCACAGCTCGCCCAGCGCCATGATGTTGACGTCGTTGTCCACGAACACCGGCGCGGCGAAGTCCGCCTTCATGTCGTCGCGGATCGAGAAGCTGTCCCACTCGGGCATCAGCGGCGGGTTGACGAGCTGCCCTGTTTCGAAGTTGACGGGTCCCGGCACGCCGATGCCTATCCCGATGACCTCACGCGGCGTGACACCGGCCTGCTCCAGCAATTGACGCATCAGCGTCCGGACGCGCGACAGGACGAGCTCGGGTCCCTTTCTCACGTCCGCCGACTCCACATGCCGTGCCATCACCTGGAGGTCCGGCGTCAGCACGCCGACGCGCAGGCCGGTGGCTCCCAGATCCGCCGCCAGCACCACGCCCAGCCCGCGGTGCAGCCGCAGCTTCTCGGCCCGCCGGCCTCCCGACGACGCCAGCAGACCGGCTTCTTCCAGCAGCCCCCGCTCCAGCAGGTTGGCGACAGCCGTGTTGGCCCGGGTCTTCGAGAAGGAGGAACGGAGCGCGAGCGCATCGCGCGACAAGCCGCCGGACCAGAACACCGTGTCCAGCAGCGCGAACTCTCCGGGAGTCAAACCGTTCCAGCGGCTCAATGTCTGTCTCCGCCGACGTCGTCGTTCCGGCCTTCCTAGAAGGCCCGAAGACAACGCTAGCGAGTTGAACTTTCGACCGGCAAGTGCAATCTTTGACCTGAAACGGTCCGAACTTCACCCAAAAGGGGCTCGGGAGCCATCCAGACGTTGCCCGCCCGG
It encodes the following:
- a CDS encoding sugar ABC transporter ATP-binding protein; protein product: MSVAIEFRDIVKAFGPVQVLHGVSFALQPGRVVGLLGENGAGKSTLMKILSGYERATGGELLVNGRPVHFNGSRAAEAEGIVLIHQEFNLAEDLTIAQNIFLGHEKKRGWLLDDAAMNRESARVLEQVGLRLSPETPVRQLIVAEKQLVEIAKALARKARLLIMDEPTATLTPGETERLFALIAQLKADGVTLLYISHKLDEVERITDEVVVMRDGRFVTRAATRDVTRHQMANLMVGRELSDLYPPKAPPPATAPPLLRVQGLTVPGWAQGVSFEVRPGEILGFAGLVGAGRTELFEGLLGLRPHTVERVELDGRPVRWRNPRDAANQGLTYLSEDRKGKGLHVHFGLRENLTLMALSRYATPWLKPEAERQALEEAVKRFGIRTGSLDNPASALSGGNQQKLALAKVLHPDPKVVVLDEPTRGVDVGARRDIYFLIEALAREGRAVIVISSELMELIGLCHRVAVMRGGHLQATLDASHLTEEELIAHATGTH
- a CDS encoding ROK family transcriptional regulator: MSRWNGLTPGEFALLDTVFWSGGLSRDALALRSSFSKTRANTAVANLLERGLLEEAGLLASSGGRRAEKLRLHRGLGVVLAADLGATGLRVGVLTPDLQVMARHVESADVRKGPELVLSRVRTLMRQLLEQAGVTPREVIGIGIGVPGPVNFETGQLVNPPLMPEWDSFSIRDDMKADFAAPVFVDNDVNIMALGELWGLQRSLRNFLVIKVGTGIGCGIVCNGQVYRGATGSAGDVGHICVDPAGPRCHCGNVGCVEAMAAGPAIARMARAAVEAGESALLAETLAATSTILPEDVARASRAGDAAANAIVQRAGSLIGQMLASVVNFFNPSHVFFGGSMMRIGPLFLASLRQSIYHRSLALSTRQLEIQVTPLGEQSGLIGAGVLAMQETLRMKGAAR